The following proteins are encoded in a genomic region of Caldicoprobacter guelmensis:
- a CDS encoding sensor histidine kinase — translation MSLWRNKEIKRFAVAVSVLSTVLAIIGFSSSGDAGILVLITAFLLCGAFFAFTAYRYKQIRKLSDYLRRICSGEHFLDIRDNVEGELSILKNEIYKVTLMLSEYNKKLQQEKLRLSEHMADISHQLKTPITSMMVMVDLLGNEDLPPEKRREFTARISSQLKRIEWLVSSLLKMARLDAGVVKMKRERVKVRTLIENALKPLLIPMEVKGITCTVTGQDETLTCDLQWTTEAIINILKNCIEHSPENGKIEIAAQDNPLYFEIRISDNGPGISKEDLPHIFTRFYRGKNASPDSVGIGLAMAKSIIKEQNGDITVESREGRGTTFFIRLYKAVV, via the coding sequence GTGTCTTTATGGAGAAATAAGGAAATAAAGAGGTTTGCCGTGGCAGTTTCCGTTTTGAGCACTGTTTTGGCTATTATAGGTTTCTCAAGCAGCGGTGACGCCGGAATCCTCGTCTTGATTACGGCTTTTTTGTTGTGTGGGGCGTTTTTTGCTTTCACGGCTTACCGCTACAAGCAGATAAGGAAATTGTCTGACTATTTAAGGCGGATCTGCTCTGGAGAGCATTTTCTTGACATACGCGACAACGTGGAGGGAGAGCTGAGTATTTTGAAGAATGAGATATACAAGGTGACCTTGATGCTATCGGAATATAATAAAAAGCTGCAGCAGGAGAAATTGCGTCTGTCGGAGCACATGGCTGACATATCGCATCAGCTCAAAACACCCATCACCTCCATGATGGTCATGGTTGACCTGCTGGGAAACGAGGACCTGCCGCCCGAAAAGCGCAGGGAATTCACTGCCCGCATCTCCTCCCAATTAAAGCGCATAGAATGGCTGGTCTCATCACTGCTTAAAATGGCGAGGCTGGATGCCGGCGTGGTGAAGATGAAGCGAGAGAGGGTTAAGGTGCGCACTCTCATAGAAAACGCTTTAAAACCCCTCCTCATACCCATGGAAGTGAAAGGCATTACCTGTACCGTTACAGGGCAGGATGAAACTTTAACGTGTGACCTGCAATGGACCACCGAAGCAATTATAAACATCTTGAAAAACTGCATAGAGCACTCTCCAGAGAATGGCAAAATCGAGATTGCCGCACAGGACAACCCGCTTTATTTCGAAATCCGCATATCCGATAACGGGCCGGGCATAAGCAAAGAGGACCTCCCCCATATATTTACCCGCTTTTATAGGGGCAAAAACGCGTCGCCCGACAGCGTGGGAATCGGCCTTGCCATGGCAAAAAGCATAATCAAGGAGCAAAACGGGGATATCACGGTGGAAAGCCGTGAAGGTAGAGGAACAACCTTCTTCATTCGCCTGTATAAGGCAGTTGTATGA
- a CDS encoding ABC transporter ATP-binding protein, with translation MEILRVENLTKVYGKGETAVTALDNVSFSVEKGEFVAIVGPSGSGKSTLLHILGGVDFPTSGKVYIDGTDIYSLDRSRLAIFRRRQIGLIYQFYNLIPVLDVEENIMLPLLLDGRKEDKARLNELLTTLGLKDRAKHLPNQLSGGQQQRVAIGRALITNPALILADEPTGNLDSKNSAEIIELLKLYNQKYNQTIIIVTHDERIALQASRIISLEDGRIVSDEVVRP, from the coding sequence ATGGAGATACTACGGGTTGAAAACCTGACAAAGGTATACGGCAAGGGGGAGACGGCGGTCACCGCTCTGGACAACGTCTCCTTTTCGGTGGAGAAGGGCGAGTTTGTGGCCATTGTCGGGCCGTCAGGGTCGGGTAAATCGACGCTGCTCCATATACTGGGCGGGGTGGATTTTCCCACCTCAGGCAAGGTATACATCGACGGCACCGACATCTACAGCCTGGACAGGTCAAGGCTTGCCATTTTCAGGCGCAGGCAGATCGGCCTGATCTATCAGTTCTACAATCTGATTCCCGTGCTGGATGTGGAGGAAAACATAATGCTGCCTCTGCTGCTCGACGGCAGGAAGGAGGATAAGGCACGCTTGAATGAGTTGCTTACCACTCTGGGTCTTAAGGACAGGGCAAAGCATTTGCCCAATCAGCTGTCGGGCGGGCAGCAGCAGAGGGTGGCCATAGGCCGCGCTCTCATAACCAATCCCGCATTGATACTGGCGGATGAGCCCACGGGCAACCTGGACAGCAAAAACAGCGCCGAAATCATCGAACTGCTCAAGCTGTACAACCAGAAGTATAATCAGACCATCATAATCGTGACGCACGACGAGAGGATTGCGCTGCAGGCAAGCCGCATCATCAGCCTCGAGGATGGCAGGATCGTAAGTGATGAGGTGGTCAGGCCATGA